The following coding sequences are from one Salvelinus namaycush isolate Seneca chromosome 23, SaNama_1.0, whole genome shotgun sequence window:
- the LOC120018286 gene encoding 39S ribosomal protein L44, mitochondrial-like isoform X1: MASGYIVNRGVLTYGIHYHHVCRNVLLTQTREKKRWMKAYTLLMERKLKIEGLPPPKPRSQKPNWDYHAEVQAFSSRLKENFSPELLKIAFVNPCYIQSEKERRQALGVDSETAALVLGDNIQLNTQGLEFTKSFLSDWCRASFPSLPSKGVVAIVGHLTSHPVVCHVARNLAIEDLTMSAQFPVPDEVLHSTFLAVIGALQESSGPERAGLFLRDFLVTQLVGKDLFEMWSVVNPMGLLVEELSKRNVALPEPRLTRSAGASTVLPLYFVGLYSDKKLFAEAPGETVLAAEEEAARVALRKIYGYTENRRPCDFSAAEEQLGVLPSIHQQQLKDMSPQAL; the protein is encoded by the exons ATGGCATCCGGATACATTGTAAATCGTGGTGTGCTAACGTATGGAATTCACTATCATCATGTTTGTAGAAATGTACTCCTTACACAGACCCGAGAGAAGAAGCGATGGATGAAAGCATATACTCTTTTGATGGAAAGAAAGTTGAAGATAGAAGGGCTTCCACCACCTAAGCCACG CTCTCAAAAGCCTAACTGGGACTACCATGCAGAGGTCCAGGCATTCAGCAGCCGCCTTAAAGAAAACTTCTCCCCAGAGCTGCTGAAGATAGCCTTCGTGAACCCCTGTTACATTcagtcagagaaagagaggaggcagGCACTCGGCGTGGACTCTGAAACGGCCGCTCTGGTcctgggggacaacattcagctGAACACACAGGGCTTGGAGTTCACCAagagcttcctgtctgactgGTGCAGGGCCAGCTTCCCTAGCCTGCCCAGCAAAGGAGTGGTCGCCATTGTCGGCCACCTGACCAGTCATCCAGTAGTTTGCCATGTGGCGCGGAACCTCGCCATCGAGGACCTAACTATGAGCGCTCAATTCCCTGTCCCTGATGAAGTATTGCACAGTACGTTCCTCGCTGTAATCGGAGCACTCCAGGAGAGCAGTGGACCTGAGAGAGCAGGCCTTTTCCTTCGG GATTTCCTTGTCACCCAGTTGGTAGGTAAAGACCTGTTTGAAATGTGGTCGGTGGTGAACCCCATGGGGCTGCTGGTGGAGGAGCTGTCCAAGAGGAACGTGGCCCTCCCAGAGCCTCGCCTCACCAGGTCGGCCGGCGCCAGCACCGTGCTCCCACTCTACTTTGTAGGGCTGTACAG tgatAAGAAGCTTTTTGCAGAGGCTCCAGGGGAGACCGTTCTGGCTGCAGAGGAGGAGGCGGCACGCGTGGCCCTGAGGAAAATCTATGGCTACACTGAGAACCGGAGACCCTGTGacttctctgcagcagaggagcAGCTCGGGGTCCTACCCTCAATCCATCAGCAGCAGCTAAAGGACATGTCACCCCAAGCACTATAA
- the LOC120018286 gene encoding 39S ribosomal protein L44, mitochondrial-like isoform X2, translated as MASGYIVNRGVLTYGIHYHHVCRNVLLTQTREKKRWMKAYTLLMERKLKIEGLPPPKPRSQKPNWDYHAEVQAFSSRLKENFSPELLKIAFVNPCYIQSEKERRQALGVDSETAALVLGDNIQLNTQGLEFTKSFLSDWCRASFPSLPSKGVVAIVGHLTSHPVVCHVARNLAIEDLTMSAQFPVPDEVLHSTFLAVIGALQESSGPERAGLFLRDFLVTQLVGKDLFEMWSVVNPMGLLVEELSKRNVALPEPRLTRSAGASTVLPLYFVGLYRGSRGDRSGCRGGGGTRGPEENLWLH; from the exons ATGGCATCCGGATACATTGTAAATCGTGGTGTGCTAACGTATGGAATTCACTATCATCATGTTTGTAGAAATGTACTCCTTACACAGACCCGAGAGAAGAAGCGATGGATGAAAGCATATACTCTTTTGATGGAAAGAAAGTTGAAGATAGAAGGGCTTCCACCACCTAAGCCACG CTCTCAAAAGCCTAACTGGGACTACCATGCAGAGGTCCAGGCATTCAGCAGCCGCCTTAAAGAAAACTTCTCCCCAGAGCTGCTGAAGATAGCCTTCGTGAACCCCTGTTACATTcagtcagagaaagagaggaggcagGCACTCGGCGTGGACTCTGAAACGGCCGCTCTGGTcctgggggacaacattcagctGAACACACAGGGCTTGGAGTTCACCAagagcttcctgtctgactgGTGCAGGGCCAGCTTCCCTAGCCTGCCCAGCAAAGGAGTGGTCGCCATTGTCGGCCACCTGACCAGTCATCCAGTAGTTTGCCATGTGGCGCGGAACCTCGCCATCGAGGACCTAACTATGAGCGCTCAATTCCCTGTCCCTGATGAAGTATTGCACAGTACGTTCCTCGCTGTAATCGGAGCACTCCAGGAGAGCAGTGGACCTGAGAGAGCAGGCCTTTTCCTTCGG GATTTCCTTGTCACCCAGTTGGTAGGTAAAGACCTGTTTGAAATGTGGTCGGTGGTGAACCCCATGGGGCTGCTGGTGGAGGAGCTGTCCAAGAGGAACGTGGCCCTCCCAGAGCCTCGCCTCACCAGGTCGGCCGGCGCCAGCACCGTGCTCCCACTCTACTTTGTAGGGCTGTACAG AGGCTCCAGGGGAGACCGTTCTGGCTGCAGAGGAGGAGGCGGCACGCGTGGCCCTGAGGAAAATCTATGGCTACACTGA